GGGTCGCCTCCGACGAGGAGCGCGAGCGCTACATGTGGACCCGGATGCGGCAGCACCTCGCCGCCACCGGGGCGGACGCCGGGGACTGCCTCTACGTCTGCGGCGCGTTCCACGCGGCGAGCCGGGTGGACGAGTTCGGCCTCGACGGCGCGGACACGTACGAGATCAGCCCGCGTACCGCCACGAAGTGGCACTACGGGCTCATCCCGTCCAGCCACTCGGCGATCGAGGCGCAGTTCGGGCTGGCCTCGGGCTCGGTGTCGATCGCCGCCGCCGCGTTCGGGAAGTCGCTGACCCGCACCGGCGTCGTGCCGTTCCGGCTGGAGGGCCAGCAGGGTTCGGGCGCCGCGCCGAAGAAGAAGGCCAAGGCGGCCACGGCGGTCGTGTCGCCGGTGTCGCGGCAGGTCGCCGACCGGCTGTCCGGGTTCCTGGCCCGGCCGCCGGTGCTGGACACGCTCGACGAGGACGAGCTGCTCGGCTGGTCGGTGGAGATCGTGCGGCTGGCCCGGCGCAACGGCTACCTGGCCAGCACCGCCGACGCCATCGCCGTGTTCGAGACGTCGATCCTGCTCGCGGGCATGCGCAACCGGGCCCGGCCCACGCCGTACGACTTCCAGGACGCGGCGGTCACCTGCATCGAGAAGGAGTCCGTGCCCGGCCGGCGCGACGTGCGGCGGCTCTGCGAGATCATGCTCGGCGGCGACCGGATCGGCCAGGTCGGCTACGACTCGCTGCCGCCGCTGGCCCGCGACGTGCACGACCGGCTCACCCCGCTCGGGCTGAAGCTGGAGCAGCGCGGCGTGCAGCGGGCGCTGCTCGACATCGCCGCCCGGCCGGAGCTGGGCCGCTGCTCGGACGTGCTGTGGATGCTGCGCTACCTGCTGCCGCAGGCCGCCGTACGCCCGATCATGGGCGAGCGGCGGCTCGGCGAGACGGCCATCCAGGAGTCCTGGGACCTGGCGCTCGGCACCCACCAGCGGGAGCTGATCGAGCTCGGGTACGAGGGCATCACCGTCGAACAGGTCCTGGAACAGCGGCTGCGCCGCTCGGTGTGGGGGCCGCAGGCCACCGCCTCGGTCGCGCTGCGCGCGGTCGAGGACGCCACCCTCTACCTGCGCAGCCGCCGCTTCGCCGACGAGCTGGGCGCCCGCGCGGTGGACCTGCTGGCCGCCGAGCGCACCGTCGACGACGCCCCGGAGGTGCTGCGGCGCGCTCGGCGCCTGCTCGCGCACTACCGGGCCACCGAGCCGGTGCTGCCGGCCTGGCTGGAGTCGTTCGTCAAGGCCGGGTACGCGCACTACTGCACGCTGCTGCCGAACGCCTTCGTGGAGGAGGAGACGGGCACCCGGCAGGTCGCCGCGATGCTGGGCTTCCTGTTCAGCATGGAGAGCCTGGCGCTGTCGCTGGGCTGCGACCGTACGCAGCTGGAGCTGGCGGTGGCGCAGTCGCACCCGACCACGCCCGCCAAGACCGCGCTGCTGTGGGCGGCCCAGCACCAGCTCGGCCGCCTCACCCGGGCCGAGCTGCGCGAACGCTGCGCGCAGCTGCTGGCCAACCCGCTGGTGCTGCCCGCCTACCCGCAGTATCTGAGCGGGTTCGTGCAGGCGCTCGAACCGGTCCCGGCGCTGGCCGGGTTCGTCGTCGAGGCGATCTCGGAGGCGTTCGCGAAGCTGCCCGACCCGGTGCTGCTGCCGTGGCTGCCGACGCTGATCACCACACTGCGCAAGGAGGGCGGCGACCACGTCGGCCTGCTCGTCCGCGAGGCGGGCCGGATCTTCCCGGCGGGCCTCACGGCCCTCGACGCGTGGACCCCGCCCTGGTCCGCGCAGGCGGCCGAACCCGTCGCCGGTGCGCCACGAGCCGCGGCAGGTCCGGTGACGGCGCTGCTCACGGCCCACCCCGAGCCGACCGACGCACTGGCCGCGCTGCTCGGCTGTTCCGGCCCGTGGCAGCAGCCCGACCCCGAGCCGGGCACCGGCCCAGTCCACGACCTGCTACGCCGCCACCCCGACACGGCCGCCGCCCTCGCTACGGTCGGCGCCCGGTAGGGCAGTGGGTCCACCGGCTTACAACTTCTGGGTTGTAGCTACAACCCAGAAGTTGTAAGCCGCCGCCCTCACCACGGCCGGCACTCGGGAGACGGCAGTAGTGCCGGCCGGTGGCAACTTCAGCCCGGGTGTCCCCACCCCGCCCACCCGCACAGCCGGTCGCCGGACCCGCCCGCGCCCGCGCCCGCGCCGAGATCATCGAACTTGCCCGGCACATGGGCGAATGGGTGACCAAGATTCGCCCATGTGCCGGGCAAGTCGGACGATCATGGTGGGCGACGACCGCGGGGCGCGGGTGCGGGAGTCGTCTATCTGTCGCGGGGGCGGGCTCGGGGGTGGGCGACGCTGCGGGCTGCGGAATCCGTTGCGGGAGAGGGCATTCGTACGGAAAGTGTGGCTCCTCGGGGGAGGCGCGTTGTGGTAGGACTGTGCTCATGGATCTCAATGAACTCCTCTCCGAGGAGGGACGCGTGGATCCACCAGCCCTCTACGCCCGCCTGCACCGTGCCGGCGCCGCCGTGGCGGTGGATGGTGGCGCGCGGGGCTTCGCCGTGGCGGTGCACGGCTTCGAGGCGGTCGCCCAGGTGCTCAAGGACGGGCGCTTCCACCAGCTCGACGCGGCCTACCTGGACCTGCACACGCCGCAGTGGCGGCGCCACCCGGCGCTGCGCGTGCTGCGCGACTCGATGTTCTTCACCGACGGCCCGGCCCACGACCGGGTCCGGCAGATGATCGGCCGGGTGTTCACCGCGCGGCGGGTGGCGCGGCTGGAGCATGCCGTGACCGGGCTGACCCACCGCCTGCTCGACCGCATGGAGCAGCTGTCCGCCGACGGGCCGGTCGAGTTCATGGGCGAGTTCGCGTACCTGCTGCCCAGCAGCGTGATGGCGGAGCTGCTCGGGGTGCCGCAGGACGATCTGGCCTGGTTCCGGCCGCGGGTGCTCGCGATCGGCGCGATCCTGGAGCTGGACGGGGCGACCTGGCGCAACATGGCCCGCGCCGACACCGCCGCGCGCGAGCTGACCGCGTACTTCACCGAGCTGGTCGCGCAGCGGCGCGCGGAGCCGCGGGACGACCTGATCAGCCTGCTGGCCGCCGAGGACCTCAGCGAGGACGCGCTGATCGGCAACCTGATCACGACGTTCAACGCGGGTTTCGTGACGACCACGCACCTGCTCGGCAACGGGCTGACCATGCTGCTGGAGCGCCCGGAGCTGGCCGCGGCGCTGTCCGGGGAGAACGTGGCGTCCTACGTGGAGGAGATGCTGCGCTTCGAGCCGCCGGTGCAGATCCTGGTGCGCTACGCGCCGGAGGACGCCGAGATCGAGGGCGTGCCCGTGCCCGCGGGGCAGGCGGTGCTCGCCATGGTCGGCGCGGCCAACCGTGATCCGGCGCGCTTCGCCGACCCGGACGCGTTCGACCCGGGCCGGGCCGACGCGGGCTCGCTCAGCTTCGGGTTCGGGCCGCACTACTGCATGGGCGCGGCGCTGTCCCGGCTGGAGGGGCAGGTCGCGTTCCCCGCGCTGCTGGCGCGGTTCCCGAAGCTGGCGCTGGTCGAGCCGTCCGGCGGCGCGCCCAAGCCGCTGATCCTGCGCGGCCACGACACCCTCGCCGTCGCGTGCCATGGCGGCTGAGGACAACTACGTCCGGCGGGGACTGACCCTGTTCGCGGGCCAGGGCGAGGCCGAGGCGATCGTGCACGGGGACCGGCGGATCACGTACGCCGAGCTGAGCGCGGGGGTGCTCGGGGTGGCCGGGGCGCTGCTGCGGCACAGGGTGCGGCCGGGCGCCGCGATCGCGGTGCTCGCCGGCAACCGGCCGGAGGCGGTGTACGTGCAGCTCGCCCTGCATCTGCTGGGCTGCCGGTCGGTGTGGGTGGCGCCGAACGCCCCGCCCGCGCTGTGTGCCGAGTACCTCGCGC
The Catellatospora sp. IY07-71 DNA segment above includes these coding regions:
- a CDS encoding DUF5682 family protein, which translates into the protein MTTPTFDALRGQLLDAAAALADGPDALAGILSGIVDDVDRALRERMEIFPVCHHSPASALAMARRLREKQPKVIYMELCEDMLPLLTELRNCRLPVAVQAFASELDGFPQDWAPLSVVAPITEASAEYQAIAYALDTPGVELVLVDRSTDHVFQWQPRTDKAAAPSEGEELPEAAPEDADLHGDAVGVEMGDLRPRFAELEQHLLHHGKVRHWSEWWDQYVEQPLGDADYDTYRQVMVLIGSLFRRLAPGVRDRVASDEERERYMWTRMRQHLAATGADAGDCLYVCGAFHAASRVDEFGLDGADTYEISPRTATKWHYGLIPSSHSAIEAQFGLASGSVSIAAAAFGKSLTRTGVVPFRLEGQQGSGAAPKKKAKAATAVVSPVSRQVADRLSGFLARPPVLDTLDEDELLGWSVEIVRLARRNGYLASTADAIAVFETSILLAGMRNRARPTPYDFQDAAVTCIEKESVPGRRDVRRLCEIMLGGDRIGQVGYDSLPPLARDVHDRLTPLGLKLEQRGVQRALLDIAARPELGRCSDVLWMLRYLLPQAAVRPIMGERRLGETAIQESWDLALGTHQRELIELGYEGITVEQVLEQRLRRSVWGPQATASVALRAVEDATLYLRSRRFADELGARAVDLLAAERTVDDAPEVLRRARRLLAHYRATEPVLPAWLESFVKAGYAHYCTLLPNAFVEEETGTRQVAAMLGFLFSMESLALSLGCDRTQLELAVAQSHPTTPAKTALLWAAQHQLGRLTRAELRERCAQLLANPLVLPAYPQYLSGFVQALEPVPALAGFVVEAISEAFAKLPDPVLLPWLPTLITTLRKEGGDHVGLLVREAGRIFPAGLTALDAWTPPWSAQAAEPVAGAPRAAAGPVTALLTAHPEPTDALAALLGCSGPWQQPDPEPGTGPVHDLLRRHPDTAAALATVGAR
- a CDS encoding cytochrome P450 encodes the protein MDPPALYARLHRAGAAVAVDGGARGFAVAVHGFEAVAQVLKDGRFHQLDAAYLDLHTPQWRRHPALRVLRDSMFFTDGPAHDRVRQMIGRVFTARRVARLEHAVTGLTHRLLDRMEQLSADGPVEFMGEFAYLLPSSVMAELLGVPQDDLAWFRPRVLAIGAILELDGATWRNMARADTAARELTAYFTELVAQRRAEPRDDLISLLAAEDLSEDALIGNLITTFNAGFVTTTHLLGNGLTMLLERPELAAALSGENVASYVEEMLRFEPPVQILVRYAPEDAEIEGVPVPAGQAVLAMVGAANRDPARFADPDAFDPGRADAGSLSFGFGPHYCMGAALSRLEGQVAFPALLARFPKLALVEPSGGAPKPLILRGHDTLAVACHGG